One bacterium DNA window includes the following coding sequences:
- a CDS encoding response regulator transcription factor, whose amino-acid sequence MKKTIAIIEDEKDILQLLKHNLEKIGFNIKGFENGNDFLNYLKLDRPDLIILDLMLPDMDGLEICKYLKRERKYLDIPLIILTAKGEETDKVLGLELGADDYISKPFSIKELIARVKAVLRRYQTKSDIIDIGGIVRVDLNKYEVYVKGEKINLTTTEFNILKILLSKKGWVFSREKILEELWQGEKAVIDRTVDVHIKKLREKLKEGGRFIVNVRGIGYKIEE is encoded by the coding sequence ATGAAAAAGACGATAGCAATTATTGAAGATGAAAAAGATATACTTCAACTTCTAAAACATAACCTTGAGAAAATAGGTTTTAATATTAAAGGTTTTGAAAATGGAAATGATTTTCTGAATTATTTGAAATTAGATAGACCAGATTTGATTATACTTGATTTAATGCTACCTGATATGGATGGACTTGAAATATGTAAATATTTAAAAAGAGAAAGAAAATATTTAGATATTCCATTGATAATTTTAACTGCAAAGGGAGAAGAAACGGATAAAGTTTTGGGTCTTGAACTTGGAGCAGATGATTATATTTCAAAGCCCTTTTCAATTAAAGAATTAATAGCAAGGGTTAAAGCAGTTTTAAGGAGATACCAAACAAAATCAGATATTATTGACATAGGAGGAATTGTAAGAGTTGATTTAAATAAATATGAGGTTTATGTTAAAGGAGAAAAAATAAATCTTACAACAACAGAATTTAACATTTTAAAAATTCTACTTAGTAAAAAAGGCTGGGTGTTTAGCAGAGAAAAAATCCTTGAAGAACTATGGCAGGGTGAAAAGGCAGTCATTGATAGAACAGTTGATGTTCATATAAAAAAATTAAGAGAAAAATTAAAAGAAGGGGGTAGGTTTATTGTGAATGTTAGGGGGATTGGTTATAAAATTGAAGAATGA